The genomic window TGATCCTTTAATAGGGAGTTATTTGGCTTTTGGCATTAGATGGGTTTGTAGCTTTGGTTCATGGACCTTGGGCAGCAAATTTGTGACCCTTACACTTGAAAACTAAATGATGTGAAGTGAGATGATACGAGTGAAACTAGTTCCTAAATGCAAAAGTTCATAAACACCGTTTTGCTGTAATTTGACCATATGTCCCCATGTTTGCATTTGACTCTTTGACATTGCAGGGAGTTGGGCCTCCTTAGTATGGTTTCTGTGTTGATGcaccttttcctcctttcttgtcTTCTGTAACCAGCTATGTGGATTACCCCATCTATGATGTGCTTCAGATGGTGGGCCACGCCAACCGCCCCCTGCAGGACGATGAGGGGCGCTGTGTTATCATGTGTCAGGGCTCCAAAAAGGTAAGTCCTAGACTCCTATAACATCTTCAGATCCTGAGTCTCAGAGCAGAttctttaatctttcttttgATAGATATCTTTAGTAGCTTTTTTAGTCTGtcaacttcttttattttcacatggCTTTCATAATAAGCCTGTCAGCTGCATGGAATTTTGCTGCCTTTTGTTTTGGTTGCTGCCGGGCTGACTCCATGTATTGAGGTCTTCACCCCCTGTTTGGTTCCATGTTCCTTATGCACTGTTCACCGCCCTGCCTTCGATGTTTTCATTGACTCTCTATTGCTACTGCCCCTCCCTCAATCCACAGGATTTCTTCAAAAAGTTCTTATATGAGCCATTGCCAGTAGAATCTCACCTGGACCACTGTATGCATGACCACTTCAATGCTGAGATTGTCACCAAGACCATTGAGAATAAGCAGGATGCCGTGGACTACCTCACCTGGACCTTTCTGTACCGCCGTATGACACAGAACCCCAATTATTACAACCTGCAGGGTCAGTGGACTTTGGAGCACACATTATCCTTTGATGGTTTTCACAGCCCTTGCTGGGTGTCTCCCTGAGTCCTCACTTAACCTCTCACGTTCACAGGCATTTCCCATCGTCACTTGTCCGACCACTTGTCAGAGCTGGTGGAGCAGACCCTGAGTGACCTGGAGCAGTCTAAGTGTATCAGCATTGAGGATGAGATGGACGTGGCACCTCTGAACCTGGGCATGATCGCGGCCTACTATTACATCAACTACACCACCATTGGTGAGGAGCTGGCAGCGGCTTGTGGCTCTGTCTATGGGGAGGCTTCTCTTACACAGGGGTCTGGACCCTGCTGGGATGAGAGATGACAGGGCTGCAAGTGCCCATGTGTTTGTCAGAGGGATGGCATTACAGGAGAGAGCAGGGTAGCTCCTGCTCCTTTACTGCCTGCTTTTGGCTCCtctcagattttctctttttctgtcagaGCTCTTCAGCATGTCCCTGAACGCCAAGACCAAGGTGCGAGGGCTTATTGAGATCATCTCCAATGCGGCAGAGTATGAGAATATTCCCATCCGGCACCATGAAGACAACCTCCTGCGGCAGGTGAGGACGTTGGCTTCAGGAGAACATCCTTGGAGTTGAAACTTGGCCTGTGTGCCCAGAGCACGTAGTACTTCTGCCACCAACATCCCCTACACATCCCCCAACCTCCATACCTCCCTCACACACATCGCCTTTCCCCCACCACACCCACTCCTCTAGGTACTGAAGGGTTGTGAGCCGGGGCCACTGGTGCTTTTGGCCTGAGCTGGTCTCAGGTAGGGTCACCTGTTCGTCACCAGctatttttcttccactttctagTTGGCTCAGAAGGTACCCCACAAGCTGAATAACCCTAAGTTCAATGATCCGCATGTCAAGACCAACCTGCTTCTGCAGGCTCACCTGTCCCGCATGCAGCTGAGTGCTGAGCTGCAGTCAGATACAGAGGAAATCCTTAGTAAGGTAgagtgtgcatgtgggtgtgggatggggtggagggaccACTGGTGGTCTAGGAAGTCTCAGTTCTAACCCCACCTGCTCTTgtactccttttccttttcaggcAATCCGGCTCATCCAGGCCTGTGTAGATGTCCTCTCCAGCAATGGGTGGCTTAGCCCTGCTCTGGCAGCCATGGAACTGGCCCAGATGGTCACCCAAGCCATGTGGTCCAAGGATTCATACCTGAAACAGCTGCCACACTTCACTTCAGAGCACATCAAACGTTGCACAGACAAGGTGAGCTGGGTCAGCCTGGGGTGTTAGGTGGCTGAGCCTGAGAGCTGAGTGCCCTGGACCAGGGATGGGTTGTGGGAGGTGAGTCCTCAGTCAGGGAAACTTTTAGTTCTGGTTACTCTGAAGCTAGAGATGCTAGAGAGGCTGCCAGTTGTGGGCCGTGTTCTTTTTGGAGGTGTCTCTTTAGATGATTTGACAGTGTAGGAAATAAAAGTTAGCAGCTCTTTGGAGGCAGTGTCATTTGCTGTTGGTCGGtgttctcccctcttccctgacTTCTGAATACCCACTGCAGGGGGTGGAGAGTGTTTTCGACATCATGGAGATGGAGGATGAGGAACGGAATGCATTGCTTCAGCTGACTGACAGCCAGATCGCGGATGTGGCCCGCTTCTGTAACCGCTACCCTAATATTGAACTGTCTTATGAAGTGGTGGATAAGGACAGCATCCGTAGGTGAGCCAGAGAGGGTCCCTGCCGGGGGCACTTTGACAATGTAATGTGAACCCACTGCCACGGTACTGACGCGCTGCTCTGCTTTTCCCCCTGCAGTGGTGGCCCAGTTGTGGTGCTGGTGCAGCTGGAGCGAGAGGAGGAAGTCACAGGCCCTGTTATTGCACCTCTCTTCCCACAGGTGCGTTCTGGTAGCTGCCTTTACCAGGTGTCAACTCACCTTATTCACTAGCTAGATCCTGAGTACCAGGGTGCATTGTCAGGACACTGGGCTTTTCTAGGTAGTATTTCTTTTGTCTCCTTTCTATTGCCACTTATTGTGCTTCTAGTTCAGTTCTTTACCCACAGAGAGAAAATCTTATTCTCTTTATATGGGAGAATATCTGGTTTCTGCTGTCAGCCTTCAATTAAACTGTCATATTTAATTCTGTTAACTAGCTTTTCAGTAGGCTATGAGGAAAGAGTGCTTTAAACTGGGACGTCAGGGCTTTATGACAGTGGAGTGGCCAACAGAGAGGCCTTAATAGAAGAGGCAAGGCTTCAGAAGAGGCCTTCCACAGGGCCTGCTTTGGATCCTCCGTGCTGCAGGTTCAGCTCCATGTTAAGATTTTTCTCAGCTGGTATATGTGCTTTGTACTGAAAGGGGTACTGAGAAACTCAAAGCTGCCAGGCCCCAAAGACTAGATCTCTACCAGTAGTGCAATCTTGGCTTCAGTGGCAAGCACTAAGTGGGAGAAGGTACAAGGAATGAGTCAGGATCAACAAATGAGTTCATCTGCTTACTTAAACAGTAAGCCTCCAGCCTTAAGTCCATTTGAAACACCTTTTGACAGTTTGAAAAATCTTAGttatatcaaattatattttagaaaggaaCTTTGAAAAGCCTTCAGATTTTTGTTGTCCTGCTTTTTGTAACCATTCTCAAGTTCTTTGTGCTGAAATGATTGGTTTTTGGTCACTGCAGAAACGTGAAGAGGGCTGGTGGGTGGTGATTGGAGATGCAAAGTCCAATAGCCTCATCTCCATCAAGAGGCTCACCCTGCAACAGAAGGCCAAGGTGAGTGTATCCACCGGCCCTAGCATTTGTTCTGGAAGGTGGGGCAGGGTGAGAACTCTACTTGTGTCCATGCTCGTCCTGATTTCTGCCTGTTTTCCATAGGTGAAACTGGACTTTGTGGCCCCAGCCACTGGTGCCCACAACTACACTCTGTACTTCATGAGTGACGCTTACATGGGATGTGACCAGGAGTACAAATTCAGTGTGGATGTGAAAGAAGCTGAGACGGACAGTGACTCAGATTGAGTCCTGAGGCATTTACTTTTGCGTAGAGGAGAGTTGAGCCAGAATTAGAAACATGTACAGTTGTAGGGATCTTGGTTGTGGAGACCAGTCCTGTCAGCCTGGGTGACCATTTACTTATGTGTAGAGGAGAGTTGAGCCAGAATTAGAAACATGTACAGTTGTAGGGATCTTGGTTGTGGAGACCAGTCCTGTCAGCCTGGCTGGCCATCAGGGCTGGTGCTGTCCCAGCCCACCTCCACTTACTTTTCCCTTTTGCCCCCTTGCTGTGGCAAACTCTGGATCCATTGTCTGCAGGTGTCATGTCAAGCATTTTTAAGGTATGTTGCTGGTACTTGAGTCAGACCTTCTAATAAAATAACGGCAAAACCTTTTGTCTTTGCAGTGATTCCgaattaaaagttttctttaatcTAAGGGCTTGGCCAGAaagatttggttttattttttagtttgaacTTGCTTATAATCATTACTTCTGGAGGACAAGCCTGCTCTTTAGTTGTGCTGTTACCTGTAGCTATTACACTCAGTCTGGAGGAGGGAACGCTGGGGGGCAGCTTCTCTTCAGTCAGGCGCATGACCCTGAACCCCCTCCGCAGTGTTAGCCACACACCAGCACTACTGCAGGAGCCAACACTGAGCCTTGGTGGATAGATCACAGCTTAGAGGTTTCTCAGGATCCGTATTCTGCAATTCTGCAGTGGCCCCTCCCAGAGGGAGGCAGCACCAGCAAGGGTGTTAAAATGTACCACCTGGATGTGACCCAGTCTTGGTAAACTGATTTTGTAATCCCAATcttcagatttttctctttgaattcttGCCTTCTGTTGTTCTTTAGGGATGTGCACAAAACCAAAAGATGATTCTGAAGGGCAGTTTCCCTAGGTCACAGTTTCCAAATGATTTGATCTCAGGATCCCTTTAcactacaaaaaattaagaaccCAAAAGAAGTTTGGATGTCCTTTTTTTAATCACAGGAATTTCTCAGTTTTGGAGACTAGCCCAAAGACCTATTACTATCTGGGTTATATCCATTGgtatttactatattaaaaattttttaaatttattttaaaatacctcctaaaacaaaataaatccagGGAGAAGGGTAGCATTCTAtaattttgcaaatctctttaatgtctggcttaataaaaGACAGTTGGATTCTTATATGTGTTTCTACATCcaatattttatgtcatttgtgTTGAAGCCTTTTCAGGTAACTGTGGCTGTTGTTTGATGCTATACCAAGACTCTACAAGGGGTAGTCTCTTAAAggcaatgtggaatctgaaaccttATCAATGCATTCTTATACTCTGTTACATTTAAAACCCACTGGCCTGTCTTACACTTTGAATGAATCTCTTACCCATGAATGATTTTGTAAcatgcattggtcatttggaaaattgtTCCAAATGACTATGCATTTCATTACCAAAATGTCAGCCAAATAGCCAAATCTAATACCACAATTTGCTAGTTCCTTCAAGTAAAAACGGTATGCCATGAAGAACGGCTGATTCAGCTTGGATCTCAGTTGCACAACTGCTTTTCCTCAAGGCAGCCATACTTCAGTGTGCGGCAGAAGTGCTTTATGTATGCTTCCTATTTCTCAGAATATTAGAATTATTCTCTAGggtcaatatttaatataattaatcatTACTAGTTCTATCAAGGGCATTTCTAAGTGAAGTTGGCAATATTTTTACTCTTGAGTACAAGGCAGTGAAGACTGTGACTAGCAGTTTGTTGCTACCAGCTCAGTTCATGCCACAGTGCCAACAGGTGAACTCATGGACACTCCCcgcttcaaaaaaaaaagggggggggtctTGGGACTCCCAGGGATATGcacacattttgagaaccactgctctaggtaCTGTCCCAGttattctgaaatctaaaatctTTAGAAACATGATTTCTATAGTGTAAAAACTTAAGGTTATAGCTTTGGGGGCCATCCTCGCATCAAAACCCATTTAGAAGTGATGGTCAGAGACAACCTAAGACTGAAGAACTGATTGCCTATGGCaatgtttctcaatttttcttcattatcacTCCCCTAAAGAGCCTTATTAGATGTCTTTTTCCTAAAcacccccaccaaaaaaatgTAATACCACAGATATGCTATGTTTATGTGCTGTGGGCTGTTAGAGGGCCACAAGCTATTGGCTCTAAGAtatttttcccctccccccaatgAAGAACTAGTTTGCATCCCTGTTGAGAAATGTACAGCTTGTGTCCAGTAATAATTCCCTTTAGGAtttccctatttattttttttgtatcccCAGCTGCCATCACAGCATAATGGCACAAGGAGGTACGTGAGAGTTTCTAAGAGAAAGTAGAGGTATCCCTCCCTCTAAACAAACCTGCATTAAGACAAAAATTTCCTTCAATATTAATTGGATATTTTAAATGCAGGAACTTACCCAGAAATTGGGAAGGCAGGACCTACTTCAGATGAGGCTTCactatggaaatattttaaattgtgagtGCCTTATAAAGTAGGACTTGAGATTCAGCTGGGTTACTTTTATAAAGCTTACAACTTCAGAAAGGTCTGAGACACATATGccccattatatatatatatagtgattACAAACAGTATATTCATCCCTCCTCCCAAATTTAACACTGTGACCTAAAGCAAAATCTGTGGCACAGTAACAATGCACTGATGTTCTATAGCCCTTTACTATGGCCCTCAGGTCTAAGGAGGGGAAAGTTCTGTGGTCCACACCTCTACCCAAGTCCAAATAGAAGCCAGCGAAGTTAAATGAAGGTTAAGGATGCTCCCCCAGGTCCCCTCAGGGCCTGGAAAAGTCTTATGACATTTTCTGGGAAACCAATACTCTGTCCAAAGTCAAAGTAGCTCAGAGGCCTTCAGGCCGCTGATACTTCCAGAAGGCCACTTCCCCATCATCACTGCAGGAGGCCAGGAGCCCCTGCTCCTTGGGGTTCCAGGCCACACAGTTGACATCCTGGGAATGAGCCTGACGCAAGTGGGCTGTCAAGGAGAAGGTGGGCTGCTGTGGATCTGAGCTGGGGTCCTCTTCAAACACTCGGATGGCATCATCCCCACAAGCTGTAGCCAGTGCCCCTGTCAGCTGACACCTGGGAGGAAGATGCACATCAGTGGGTAATGTAGGTGGCTTCTCCCTCCCCAACCTAGCTAATTAGGTAGGAAAGATTTGTTCTACACTGCCCAGCCTGTTCTCTTCCCAAACTTCATGCCTCAGCTAAAAGTCTCTTACTGAGTTTCCCTGACTAATACAGGGCCACAAACATCACCCATCTAAGGCTTTGGGTGCTTCCATCTAGTACCCCCTCATATACTTACCCTAAAAAATGACATACAGTTCTGAACCGTACTTTTCTCTCTTAGCATAAGCAGTTTCCCATGTCATGAAGTATTCTCAACGCTTTTTTTCAGTGACTTAATAGGCTGTTGGGttttaccacatttatttaagttcACTTTTGTTGAGTAAATAcgttgtttccacatgtttgctaATGTAAAGCAAGCTTGGGTACACATCAGTGTTTTCATTGTTTCAGATTATTTCCTAGAGATCAATTCTAAGGGCTGGAACTGCCCTCTGACATACTCTCCTATATAAATGGTGCAGCTTTTCTGGCCTGCATAACGGCAGAGTCAGTGTTAGCAAACCATAAATACCCCAGCCACGAATCCACAAATTCAGTCATTTCTGAATAGTATGATGCCCTTACAGCCTGGGATCTTAACCCAGGTGCAAGCTTAGGTCTGTTCCCCGCTCCTGTGCATCCCAGGCCAGCCAGCTCTAAGCCAGCACGGTAGAGTCAGGCCAGACCTGAAGAAATGGGGGTAGTTGCTCTTAATTCTCGTGCACTCCTTCAAGGTGGCAGAGTGCAGCATAGGTCATGACTTACCTGAAATCCCTGCTATGGGGTGGGGGACGGGATGGGGATGGACATCTTACCAAGCAACGTCATAAATGGTCCTGGAGTGGAAGCCCGACAAAGTGCAGATGCATTTCCAGCTGGGGTCAGAGCTGCTACATGCCACGCCTGCAGGACAGACTTCTCTTAAGATGTTTCCATATCCCAGGCATCTCAAGGGAGTAATTGAACCACGGCAGAGTGagccctccctcacccccactttCAATTAATTATGAGTCTGTGTCTCCATTCCTCTGTCCCCATCCTCATTGATGTGCCTTACACACTGGCCAGACTGGCCTTTCTAAAGCAAAATTCCGAGAAGAAAATGTTCCTGTTCTGCTGCAGACTATATCTAGCTACTTAGTCTGCCTTTGAAGGCCACCCATCAGCCAACCCAACTCACTTTATTCCTTCTCAACCCCTTTATATACTACATCCCATCTAAATGAATCACCATTCCTCCCATAAGTCTAGGCATTCTCACCACCAATGCCTTTATTCACTGTTGGATTTTCACCTGGAATTCTCGTGTAAAAATCTCATGTTAAAATCCTACATATCCTTTTAAATTGGATGAAATGGCTCTGTCCACAAAGCTTTCCTGGTTCTTCCAGCACTCAATCTGGTGCCCTCTTGTGGCACATCTTTTACCCCAATTTGCTACCATTCAAGAATGTCCCTTAGCAGACCGTGAACCTCTGGAGCTCCACCACTGGACCCTCACCTTGTTCATTGCCTGGTAGATACTGGCACCAGATGCGCACGGTCCGGTCATCACTGCAAGATGCCAGGCGCTGGCCACTGGGGTCAAAGGCCAAGCTCCACACAGTGGATTCATGGCCCTCAAGAGTAGCACAGCATACCCAATCATCCTCTTCCTCCCGGTAGAGCTTCACTGTGTCGTCATAGCTGGCAGAGGCTAACAgctgagggaagggaaaaggagacCCAGCCTGTATGGCCCAGGAAGTGCCTGTGGTTCCAATACCTCTCCCTGCCAGGATAGGACAGTCCTAGGGATCTGTTTTTATAAAGGGACTAATGTTTTTTGGTCACAGATAGAGATCCCTGTGAAAGTCAGGTCAAGGCTGAAAAGCAGAGGGCACAAACCTCCACATCAGAGTTCCTTCCCACTAAGAGATCTTGCCTGACTCTTACCTCCTGGCTCGGGTGCCAAACCACATGCTTGACATCCTGTGTATGGGAGTTGAGGACACTGACACATTCATACTCATCTTCTTCATCAActgtggaagagaaaaagaaaggaacccAAGAGCCAACCCTGTTGGCCACACAAAGAGGGATGTCTGTCAGGAGGTTCCCAATTCCACCTGGACTCACCTTCCCAGACCCACACGCTCTTATCTCGGCTGCAGGTGGCCAGGAGGTTGCCAGATGGGGCCCAAGCCACTGACTTGACCTCATTTTCATGGCCCTCAAGGGTAGTTACACACTGTGAAAAGGGAAGAGGGATGAGAATTAATGGTAGCTAAGACCCCTGGGGTCCTTCTCGTGGGTATAGCCCAACTGGCCCAGGATGGCTCAGGTTGCTGAACCAGCCCAGGGGAGCAAACAGGCAACAATCCTCCTCCTATCCAGCCTGGTTACCTCAAAGTCATCCTGGTTCTTCTTCCAAATGCAAGTGGTAGCATCAAAGCTAGCAGAAGCCAGGTAATTACCGCAGGGAGACCAGGCCACCTTCCGTACAGTGCGCTGGTGGCCTTCAGAAAGGACAGACTTGCAGATCCAGCTATCACCTAAAAGCAGAGGACAGGCCAAGCTCTGGAGCTGGGTGTGCAAGAAGGTGCAAAGCACCAAGGAGCCGTTTAAtaacggggtgggggtggggctggggccgggggtgGATGGTAGTATTGGAGCCAAGCTCGGGGCCAAACCTCAATCGGTGtatttaacatgttttttaaacaacaaagatGTAACTAACTCTACTTCTGGAGGCATCCTTCTAAACTGCCAATGACTACCAAAATGTCCTCGGGATAAAATTTGAACCTCGCAGTCCAGTTGCAAGTTACTCTGTAGCCTACTTTCCCACCACAGTTGTCTCCCCATTTTCCTCCCTCAGCAACCATCACAATTCCAACAGTTCCAGCCTGTCTGTTGACATTTTTGTTTCCCTTCCAATACCTGCCAACTTCTTTGCCTGAAAATTCCTTCTCAGAGTGTCTAACGTGACTAGAAGGTCGCCTCTCCTCCCTCGGCGGGTAACCCCGTTCGGAGTCGACCTCCCCGGCAGGCTGCGCACTCACACTATGCGCAGGCGGAGGCCTCAGCGGCGGGCCTTACCCTCGATGCCCCAGATGCGGATTGTCCGGTCGCCACCGCAGGAAGCCAGCAGGTTCCCCGCGGGGTTCCAGGCCAGGAACCAGCAGCGAGAGTCCGGGTGCGCCGGGACACGGCCCAGAAGCACCAGCGAGTCCTTCATGGCGGCCCGGCGCAGAGTGAGGAGGAGATGGGCAGGATCAGCCGCGCCAACAGCGGGTCTCACCGCGCAAGTCTCCGGGACGCCCACTCCCAGCTCCGCGGCCGCCTGAGGCTCCCGCTTCCGCCTGAGGGCCCGGGTTGTCCTGGGAACTAAAGTGCCCGCGGCTACAGCCGCGCGGCCCCCTGGGAGTTGTAGTCGCTCCCCTCACCACCCCCAGCAGAAAGTATAGTGGCACCGCCTTGAACTATCAGTCCCGTGAGGCCCTGCGCAGAGCCGGCAGCACCGCCCAGGCTGTGACGCGATGCGGAGGAGGCGGGGACCGGgagaggcggaggcggaggcagagcaggaggaaGCCGGAAGTGCATAGGGTCCGGGTCGGTCCGGGCGTTGCGGGATTGGGGCCTGGAATCGCTCGGCCCCCGGCAGCTGAGAAGCCCGTGACAGGGCAGAGCTGCGCCATCCCAGCCCTGAGGACTGCTGACCGGTGAGGAACGGTGGGCGACGTGGGGAGAGCCCTTTCTCCGCACAGGTCGCACCCCAAAGCGCCGGTCCCAGATTACCCGTCCCCGGTCCCCGCGGCCCAGCCCAGTCCTCCGCCCCTCAGCACCCTCTGGCCGAGACCCCAGAGCGGGTATCTTCGCCACCAGCAGCCGATCTCCAGTACCTCCGCCCCCCACCCGGATCTGTCCAGACCCCATCTGGCCCGCGGCCCTCTTCGGGTTTTCGTCCTGCAGCCCCATTCCAaagtcccccacccccgccccccaatcGCCGCAGCCCTCCTGTCTCCTCTCCGCCCTAGGTCCCACCCCCCCCTTCTCTGGTGTCGGCCCTGACAGCCGCGCGCCTGCCTCACCTGCCGCGAACCCAGAGCAATCGCTCTTTTCCCCGGGACAGGCAGGCTCTGCGAGCCCCGCAGAGGTCGGCGGCGACCAGCAGCGACCGCAGAGCGACGGCGGGCGGCCCCGGGCATGTACGCCCCCGGAGGCGCAGGGctgcccggcgggcgccggcggagGAGCCCGGGAGGCAGCGCTCTGCCCAAGCAGCCGGAGCGTAGCCTGGCCTCGGCCCTGCCTGGGGCCCTGTCCATCACGGCGCTGTGCACTGCCCTCGCCGAGCCTGCCTGGTTGCACATCCACGGAGGCACCTGTTCCCGCCAGGAGCTGGGGGTCTCAGACGTGCTGGGGTACGTGCACCCGGACCTGCTGAAAGGTGAGGGCACTGCGCGCCGCCCCTCCAGGTCTCGGTGAGGGCCAGAATGTGGTGTGAGCTGAAGCTAAGATAGCTAGGGGCAGGCACTTGGTTGAAGGAAACATCCCTATTCCTGCCTGGTGTTCATGCCCACCAGGTGGCTCTGTTTGGGGTCCGGCCGCTCATTAATTCCGATGTTATTCAGCTAAGCACCTACTCCTCACAGCCCTGCTAATCCAGACTGCTGCTATTTTAGGATTCTGCCGGAGGAAGGGCGCTGTATATTCAGAAAAGATAAAGGTGCTAGGTGTCACAATTAGCTTTCCCCTTCTAAGGAAGCTGTGGGATACGGGAAAGTTTCTTTGCTGCAGACTGGTTAGTGGAGGAATAGGAACTTTTAATATTACTAGGTTTTAAAAGATAGTTTAATGTTCTatggtaattgtattttttttagagaaaaaggGGGTCTATGGCATTTTAGGTAATCAGAAATCAGTTCCATTGCCGCTCTCAGTAAAACAGTTGGAATTTGGTTTTTGGAACGATTACAAGTATGCCTGACTGAGGTAAGGTTGCTTTGTTCATTGTCATGCTTTCCAGCCAGGTAGACAGCTAAAGCCTGTAGGAGGGTTCCAGGGAGTCCCATAGTTCATCCCAACCAGTTTTGTCTCCAGAGTGAGGTAAAGGCTGTGTGATACGAGGGCAGGACTGCACCACCTGGTTTTTACCCTAAAAAAGGTCAGTGGGCCCCAAACAGTCCTCAGTAACAACACTGTTCATCACCCCCAAGGTCTTTTGAACCATCTTGAAGGTCTTCTTATTTCCTCCCTTTGCTATTCGCTGGCTGTGACACATTCCAGATGTTTACTTCCCCTATATCAGAACACTTCCTGTTAGATATCCACACACTGGATTTGGTGAAAAGAGCCAAGTTCCCCTCTGTGTATTGGATCATATATTGCTGCTGCAGGTCTAGGCTGAAAAGCCTCATCCTTGTGGCctaatgtctttctttctctgagtgttCTCTTACTGTATTGCATCTCTCTTGCCTGTTAGAGGCTTTAGGGTGATTTTGTAGGGAACAGGTTGGGGGCTTCTGGTTTGTTTCTAGGCTACACAGTGATGATATCCTTTGCTGGAATGGCTCATTAAAACCAAAGTTACACACATGATGGAGGCCTTGTGATATGCAGCCTTT from Eulemur rufifrons isolate Redbay chromosome 19, OSU_ERuf_1, whole genome shotgun sequence includes these protein-coding regions:
- the CIAO1 gene encoding probable cytosolic iron-sulfur protein assembly protein CIAO1, which translates into the protein MKDSLVLLGRVPAHPDSRCWFLAWNPAGNLLASCGGDRTIRIWGIEGDSWICKSVLSEGHQRTVRKVAWSPCGNYLASASFDATTCIWKKNQDDFECVTTLEGHENEVKSVAWAPSGNLLATCSRDKSVWVWEVDEEDEYECVSVLNSHTQDVKHVVWHPSQELLASASYDDTVKLYREEEDDWVCCATLEGHESTVWSLAFDPSGQRLASCSDDRTVRIWCQYLPGNEQGVACSSSDPSWKCICTLSGFHSRTIYDVAWCQLTGALATACGDDAIRVFEEDPSSDPQQPTFSLTAHLRQAHSQDVNCVAWNPKEQGLLASCSDDGEVAFWKYQRPEGL